From Nitrososphaerales archaeon, one genomic window encodes:
- a CDS encoding cupredoxin domain-containing protein, which translates to MKTTEIVALGVAVALVIGLFTAVAYASMANQYRQNFQTSTSLPTSAGTYSGYQGYFGGMMGRGFGYSGGMMGGYGGGVGPYGSMMGGGMMGGYPYGSWSGNPTYARHSGLGGAVVTIANYGFYPRTLTVSNGTTVTWVNMDFVQHTVTSGSEQAPTGLFDSHELNHMQAFSYTFSTPGTYTYYCDVHPDMTGTIVVSA; encoded by the coding sequence ATGAAGACAACAGAAATCGTCGCACTCGGAGTGGCCGTGGCCTTGGTCATAGGCCTCTTCACAGCAGTCGCCTACGCATCCATGGCGAACCAATACAGGCAGAACTTCCAGACCTCCACTTCCTTGCCTACCTCCGCTGGAACCTATTCGGGCTACCAGGGATACTTCGGCGGCATGATGGGCCGCGGCTTCGGATATTCCGGGGGGATGATGGGCGGATACGGCGGCGGGGTCGGCCCGTACGGAAGCATGATGGGCGGAGGAATGATGGGAGGGTATCCCTACGGCAGCTGGAGTGGCAATCCAACTTACGCCCGGCACAGCGGGCTGGGTGGTGCGGTCGTAACCATCGCCAACTACGGGTTCTACCCCCGGACCCTCACTGTGTCCAACGGCACGACTGTCACTTGGGTCAACATGGACTTCGTCCAACACACAGTGACGTCGGGCTCGGAGCAGGCACCTACAGGGCTCTTCGATTCTCACGAGCTGAACCACATGCAGGCCTTCAGCTACACCTTCAGCACTCCTGGGACATACACCTACTACTGCGACGTACATCCCGACATGACAGGGACCATAGTGGTCTCGGCTTAG
- a CDS encoding dienelactone hydrolase family protein, with protein sequence MTIPDGARSVVIFAHGSGSSRLSPRNRYVAEVLQEAGLGTLLFDLLTQEEDLAYGNRFDIDLLTDRLSSATDWLMAKTEMDGVRLAYFGASTGAAAALRAAIGRKEVSAIVSRGGRPDLAWDYLGMVEAPTLLIVGGLDTEVIELNKLAFKRLKAEAELAIVPGATHLFEEAGALEEVARLGKSWFLRFLRPPDDDHGNESSQAAD encoded by the coding sequence TTGACCATTCCTGACGGGGCGAGGTCCGTTGTGATATTCGCCCACGGAAGCGGGAGCAGCAGACTGAGCCCAAGGAACAGATACGTTGCAGAGGTCCTACAAGAGGCTGGCCTCGGAACTCTCCTCTTCGACCTCCTCACGCAAGAGGAAGACCTAGCGTACGGCAACCGCTTCGACATCGACCTTCTCACAGACAGGCTCTCCAGCGCCACAGACTGGCTGATGGCAAAGACGGAGATGGACGGCGTCAGGCTGGCCTACTTCGGAGCGAGCACTGGCGCAGCCGCAGCCCTTCGGGCTGCGATCGGGCGTAAGGAAGTCAGCGCCATAGTCTCAAGGGGAGGCAGGCCTGACCTAGCCTGGGACTACCTGGGCATGGTCGAAGCCCCCACTCTCCTGATTGTAGGAGGACTGGACACAGAGGTGATTGAGCTAAACAAACTCGCGTTCAAGCGGCTGAAGGCAGAAGCCGAGCTAGCGATCGTACCGGGCGCGACTCATCTCTTCGAGGAGGCGGGAGCGCTCGAGGAGGTGGCCAGGCTGGGGAAGAGCTGGTTCCTGAGATTCCTGAGACCTCCCGACGATGACCACGGCAACGAAAGCAGCCAAGCGGCGGACTGA